In the Variovorax sp. S12S4 genome, one interval contains:
- a CDS encoding GNAT family N-acetyltransferase, whose amino-acid sequence MTNNEAQHRYEAALEGQLAAYAEYNLLTDAIMFTHTEVLPEHEGKGVGSGIARHVLDEARAKGLHVIPVCQFIAGYIRKHREYADLVRADVQRAFKI is encoded by the coding sequence ATCACCAACAACGAAGCCCAGCACCGCTACGAAGCCGCGCTCGAGGGCCAGCTTGCGGCCTACGCCGAATACAACCTGCTGACCGACGCCATCATGTTCACCCACACCGAGGTGCTGCCCGAGCACGAGGGCAAGGGCGTGGGCTCGGGCATTGCGCGGCATGTGCTCGATGAGGCGCGCGCCAAGGGCCTGCACGTGATTCCGGTGTGCCAGTTCATTGCCGGCTACATCCGCAAGCACCGCGAATACGCGGACCTGGTGCGGGCGGACGTCCAGCGCGCCTTCAAGATCTGA
- a CDS encoding nuclear transport factor 2 family protein, protein MTAAANAQTIERFYEAFSRLDAATMAACYASDAQFDDEAFSLRGRQQVGGMWRMLCSATKAGGADVWKLTWRDVHADDTSGQAHWDAHYRFSATGRLVDNSIDARFGFTPDGLIAAHRDSFNFWAWSRQALGAPGLLLGWTPMLRKKVRATAATNLATYLARQP, encoded by the coding sequence ATGACAGCAGCAGCCAATGCCCAGACCATCGAGCGCTTCTACGAGGCGTTCTCGCGGCTGGACGCCGCCACCATGGCCGCCTGCTATGCAAGCGATGCGCAATTCGACGACGAAGCCTTTTCATTGCGCGGGCGCCAGCAGGTGGGCGGCATGTGGCGCATGCTCTGCAGCGCAACCAAGGCCGGAGGTGCCGACGTGTGGAAGCTGACGTGGCGCGACGTGCATGCCGACGACACCAGCGGCCAGGCGCACTGGGACGCGCACTACCGTTTCAGCGCCACCGGCCGGCTGGTCGACAACAGCATCGACGCGCGCTTCGGCTTCACGCCCGACGGGCTGATTGCCGCGCACCGCGACAGCTTCAATTTCTGGGCGTGGTCGCGCCAGGCGCTGGGCGCACCCGGGCTCCTTCTCGGCTGGACGCCGATGCTGCGCAAGAAAGTGCGCGCCACCGCAGCCACCAATCTCGCCACCTATCTCGCACGCCAACCATGA
- a CDS encoding CinA family protein yields MVNSMEPSAPFNFLADLDTPALVAATAGLLLKKGWMLATAESCTGGLIAGACTELAGSSTWFERGFVTYSNAAKTELLGVDAALIEAHGAVSEPVARAMAMGAIAHSAARVAVAVTGVAGPTGGSPDKPVGTVWFGWSVDGQVRTERRRFDGDRAAVRAATVHYALQTLAGLLGP; encoded by the coding sequence ATGGTGAACTCGATGGAACCCTCGGCCCCCTTCAACTTTCTTGCCGACCTGGACACGCCCGCCCTCGTCGCCGCCACGGCCGGGCTGCTGCTGAAAAAAGGCTGGATGCTCGCCACGGCCGAAAGCTGCACCGGTGGGCTCATCGCCGGCGCCTGCACCGAACTGGCGGGCTCCAGCACCTGGTTCGAGCGCGGCTTTGTCACCTATTCGAACGCCGCCAAGACCGAGTTGCTGGGCGTCGATGCCGCGCTGATCGAAGCCCACGGCGCAGTCAGCGAACCCGTGGCGCGCGCGATGGCCATGGGCGCCATCGCGCATTCGGCCGCACGCGTGGCGGTGGCCGTGACCGGCGTGGCCGGCCCGACCGGCGGCAGCCCCGACAAGCCGGTGGGCACTGTGTGGTTCGGCTGGTCGGTCGACGGGCAGGTGCGCACCGAGCGGCGCCGCTTCGACGGCGACCGCGCCGCGGTGCGCGCGGCCACGGTGCACTACGCGCTGCAAACGTTGGCCGGACTGCTCGGCCCCTAG
- a CDS encoding phosphatidylglycerophosphatase A family protein, with product MQAVPPPPSSSSSPSSSGPIPVGAPGRPTKAFLLSHPAHFIALGFGSGLPRVAPGTVGTLWAWAAFVVMQLWFTPATIGWVILASLPIGWWACSVTARHMGVADPGSIVWDEVVAFWIVLWLVTPAGLVAQAVAFGLFRFFDAAKPGPVAWADGLFKQRDAAEVRWWRAGFGIILDDLVAAFCTLLVIALWRAW from the coding sequence ATGCAAGCCGTTCCTCCGCCTCCTTCTTCTTCCTCGTCTCCTTCATCGTCCGGCCCCATTCCGGTGGGAGCGCCCGGCCGGCCGACCAAGGCCTTCCTGCTCTCGCACCCTGCGCACTTCATTGCCCTGGGTTTCGGCTCCGGGCTGCCGCGCGTGGCACCGGGCACGGTCGGCACGCTCTGGGCCTGGGCGGCCTTCGTGGTCATGCAGCTGTGGTTCACGCCGGCCACCATCGGCTGGGTGATCCTCGCTTCGCTGCCCATCGGCTGGTGGGCCTGCAGCGTGACGGCGCGCCACATGGGCGTGGCGGACCCGGGCAGCATCGTGTGGGACGAAGTGGTCGCGTTCTGGATCGTGCTCTGGCTGGTTACGCCGGCCGGCCTTGTCGCGCAGGCGGTGGCGTTCGGGCTGTTCCGCTTCTTCGATGCCGCCAAGCCGGGGCCGGTGGCCTGGGCGGACGGGCTGTTCAAGCAGCGCGATGCCGCCGAGGTGCGCTGGTGGCGCGCGGGCTTCGGCATCATCCTCGACGACCTGGTGGCGGCGTTCTGCACGCTGCTGGTCATTGCGCTCTGGCGCGCATGGTGA
- a CDS encoding FAD-dependent oxidoreductase, whose amino-acid sequence MTDKNLEADVLIVGAGPVGLTLAMDLVSHGLSVIICETRRFAEAPSVKCNHVSSRTMEQFRRLGVAQKLRDAGLPADYPNDVVFRTSATGVELARIPIPCRRDRYTETEGPDARWPTPEPPHRINQIYLEPILLRHTAALPGVRLLNRTQFTALTQDSGGVSAAALNLDSHATHTIRCRYMVGCDGGSSAVRKQIGAQLEGTAVIQRVQSTFIRAPQLRALMPGKPAWSYYAMNPRRCGTMFAIDGQETWLVHNHLNADEPEFDSVDRDRSLREILGVGPDFSYEIISKEDWVGRRLVANRFREGRVFLAGDAAHLWVPYAGYGMNAGIADALNLSWLLAACVRGWGDEGILDAYEAERLPITEQVSNFAMEHAQKMIRARRAVPHDIEAPGPEGDALRAEIGREAYELNVQQFCCAGLNFGYFYTGSPIIVADGEHTAPAYSMGGFTPSTVPGCRAPHFWLGDGRSLYDAFGPGYTLLRFDRSADVSALERAARAYDMPLTVVDIEAAEVPAAYMHRLVLCRADQHVAWRGAYVPPDAYELVAQLRGERRHLQGRRRLLRWEGVIA is encoded by the coding sequence ATGACAGACAAGAATCTCGAAGCCGACGTGCTGATCGTCGGTGCGGGCCCGGTGGGCCTTACGCTGGCCATGGACCTGGTCTCGCACGGCCTCTCGGTCATCATTTGCGAAACCCGCCGGTTCGCCGAGGCGCCGAGCGTGAAGTGCAACCACGTGTCCTCGCGCACCATGGAGCAGTTTCGCCGCCTGGGCGTGGCGCAGAAGCTGCGCGACGCGGGGCTGCCGGCCGACTATCCCAACGACGTGGTGTTTCGCACCAGCGCCACGGGCGTGGAGCTCGCGCGCATTCCCATTCCGTGCCGGCGCGACCGGTATACCGAAACCGAAGGACCGGATGCGCGCTGGCCCACGCCCGAGCCGCCGCACCGCATCAACCAGATCTACCTGGAGCCGATCCTGCTCAGGCACACGGCGGCGCTGCCCGGCGTGCGGTTGCTGAACCGCACGCAGTTCACGGCGCTCACGCAAGACAGCGGCGGTGTGAGCGCCGCAGCCCTCAATCTGGACAGCCACGCGACGCACACCATTCGATGCCGCTACATGGTGGGCTGCGACGGCGGCAGCTCCGCCGTGCGCAAGCAGATCGGCGCGCAACTGGAAGGCACGGCCGTGATCCAGCGCGTGCAGTCGACCTTCATTCGCGCGCCGCAGCTGCGCGCGCTCATGCCAGGCAAGCCCGCGTGGTCTTATTACGCAATGAACCCGCGCCGCTGCGGCACGATGTTTGCCATCGACGGGCAGGAAACCTGGCTGGTGCACAACCACCTGAACGCCGACGAGCCCGAGTTCGATTCGGTCGACCGCGACAGGTCGCTGCGCGAAATCCTGGGTGTGGGGCCTGATTTTTCGTACGAGATCATCAGCAAGGAAGACTGGGTGGGGCGCCGACTTGTGGCCAACCGCTTTCGCGAAGGCCGCGTGTTCCTTGCGGGCGACGCGGCGCATTTGTGGGTGCCCTACGCGGGATACGGAATGAACGCGGGCATTGCCGATGCGCTCAACCTTTCGTGGCTGCTCGCGGCCTGCGTGCGCGGCTGGGGCGACGAAGGCATTCTCGATGCCTACGAAGCCGAGCGCCTGCCGATCACCGAGCAAGTGTCGAACTTTGCGATGGAACATGCGCAGAAGATGATTCGCGCACGCCGCGCCGTGCCGCACGACATCGAGGCACCGGGCCCCGAGGGCGATGCGCTGCGCGCCGAGATCGGCCGCGAGGCGTACGAACTCAACGTGCAGCAGTTCTGCTGCGCGGGCCTGAACTTCGGCTACTTCTACACCGGCTCGCCGATCATCGTGGCCGATGGCGAGCACACCGCGCCGGCCTATTCGATGGGCGGCTTCACGCCCTCCACCGTGCCGGGCTGCCGCGCGCCGCACTTCTGGCTTGGCGATGGGCGCTCGCTCTACGACGCCTTCGGGCCGGGCTACACGCTGCTGCGCTTCGATCGCAGCGCGGATGTATCGGCGCTCGAGCGCGCGGCGCGCGCCTATGACATGCCGCTCACCGTGGTCGACATCGAGGCGGCCGAGGTGCCGGCCGCGTACATGCACCGGCTGGTGCTGTGCCGCGCCGACCAGCACGTGGCCTGGCGCGGTGCCTATGTGCCGCCCGACGCCTATGAACTGGTGGCGCAGCTGCGCGGCGAGAGGCGGCATCTTCAGGGCCGCAGGCGGCTGCTGAGGTGGGAAGGCGTGATTGCCTGA
- a CDS encoding Bug family tripartite tricarboxylate transporter substrate binding protein has product MTATMACQAHALRRQLLLLGTACALLTVTAHAQAPAAGDFPDKPIRMVVTFPPGGSADGVVRMLVPRMNEKLGQQVVVDNRPGAGGNVGLALVAKAPADGYTLGVGAAGALSANTSLYPQMPFDPLKDFRPVGMLAAIPFVIVGHPSVAAKTQRELIALAKEKPGSLSIGHGGNGTAMHLSAALFSQMAGIKLVEVPYRGSGPAALDALAGQIPLAVVDLPSSLQQIKAGKLVAFAVTSPERLPMLPDVPTVAEGGLPGYDSTGWFGVVAPAGTPPHVVARLNAEINAALADEQNKAAMRNLGVEPSPGTPEAFAAYIRTETKKWAKVIQDARIKLD; this is encoded by the coding sequence ATGACTGCAACCATGGCCTGCCAGGCACATGCGCTTCGCCGGCAGCTACTGCTGCTGGGCACGGCCTGCGCACTGCTGACCGTTACCGCCCACGCGCAGGCACCCGCCGCCGGCGACTTTCCCGACAAGCCCATTCGCATGGTGGTGACCTTTCCGCCTGGCGGCAGCGCCGACGGCGTGGTGCGCATGCTGGTGCCGCGCATGAACGAGAAGCTCGGCCAGCAGGTGGTGGTGGACAACCGGCCCGGTGCCGGAGGCAACGTGGGCCTTGCGCTGGTGGCCAAGGCGCCCGCCGACGGCTACACGCTGGGTGTGGGCGCGGCCGGCGCGCTGTCGGCCAACACGAGCCTGTATCCGCAGATGCCCTTCGATCCGCTGAAGGACTTCAGGCCGGTGGGCATGCTTGCGGCCATTCCGTTCGTGATCGTCGGACACCCTTCCGTGGCTGCAAAGACGCAGCGCGAATTGATTGCACTTGCAAAAGAAAAGCCGGGCTCGCTCTCCATCGGCCATGGTGGCAACGGCACGGCCATGCATCTCTCGGCCGCGCTGTTCTCGCAAATGGCGGGCATCAAGCTGGTGGAGGTGCCCTATCGCGGCTCGGGGCCGGCGGCACTCGATGCACTGGCGGGCCAGATACCGCTTGCGGTGGTCGACCTGCCTTCGTCGCTGCAGCAGATCAAGGCCGGCAAGCTGGTGGCATTCGCCGTGACAAGCCCAGAGCGGCTTCCCATGCTGCCCGACGTGCCGACCGTGGCCGAGGGCGGACTGCCCGGCTACGACTCGACCGGCTGGTTCGGCGTGGTGGCGCCAGCCGGTACGCCTCCACATGTGGTGGCAAGGCTCAATGCCGAAATCAATGCCGCACTGGCCGACGAGCAGAACAAGGCCGCGATGCGCAACCTTGGCGTGGAGCCCTCGCCGGGCACGCCGGAGGCCTTTGCCGCTTACATCCGCACCGAAACGAAGAAGTGGGCCAAGGTCATCCAGGACGCCCGCATCAAGCTTGACTGA
- a CDS encoding LysR family transcriptional regulator: protein MNANFSPTLRQLRAFLAVYQMRQLSAAAQKLFVTQSAVSMLIRQLEEGLGTRLFDRTTRSLKPTAAAEEMLSTVERVLRDVDSLSADFRELSTLERGRVTLAITPTLAALLLPDAMRVFAEQHPKVRVLVNDCAPDQFISRILGEHVDFGIGTPERPGAEVETQRLMRDHLALVCRSDHPLANARVVRWSDLGRHPVITVRPGYGVRPLIDGTAADAGVALDVVNEVSFLSTALWMTASGMGPSIMPSAFARAANDPTLVIKVLSAPRVARDISVVTKRGHSLSAAARSFIDVLKQSL from the coding sequence ATGAACGCGAACTTCAGTCCTACGCTGCGCCAGTTGCGTGCATTTCTTGCCGTCTACCAGATGCGACAGCTCAGCGCGGCGGCGCAAAAGCTCTTCGTCACGCAATCGGCGGTGAGCATGCTGATCCGCCAGCTGGAGGAAGGGCTGGGCACGCGGCTGTTCGACCGCACCACGCGTTCGCTCAAACCCACCGCCGCCGCGGAAGAAATGCTCTCCACGGTCGAGCGCGTGCTGCGCGATGTCGATTCGCTCTCGGCCGATTTCCGCGAACTCAGCACGCTCGAGCGCGGGCGCGTGACGCTGGCCATCACACCCACCCTTGCGGCGCTGCTCCTGCCCGATGCGATGCGCGTGTTTGCCGAGCAGCATCCCAAGGTGCGCGTGCTGGTGAACGACTGCGCGCCCGACCAGTTCATTTCGCGCATCCTCGGCGAGCATGTGGATTTCGGCATCGGCACGCCCGAGCGGCCCGGCGCCGAGGTCGAGACGCAGCGGCTCATGCGCGACCATCTCGCGCTGGTGTGCCGCAGCGATCATCCGCTGGCCAATGCGCGCGTGGTCCGCTGGAGCGATCTCGGGCGCCACCCCGTCATTACCGTGCGGCCGGGCTACGGCGTGCGGCCGCTCATCGACGGCACCGCGGCCGATGCCGGCGTGGCGCTCGACGTGGTGAACGAGGTCTCGTTTCTTTCAACGGCCCTGTGGATGACCGCCAGCGGCATGGGACCGTCGATCATGCCCTCGGCCTTTGCCCGCGCCGCGAACGATCCGACGCTGGTGATCAAGGTGCTCAGCGCGCCGCGCGTGGCGCGCGACATCTCGGTGGTCACCAAGCGCGGGCATTCGCTGTCGGCGGCGGCGCGCAGCTTCATCGACGTGCTGAAGCAGTCGTTGTAG
- a CDS encoding DUF3053 domain-containing protein codes for MKTTLVRFNALCLCLAFSLLLAACGNKEAEQRTAFIGFLQTRVLDKPGLRVPAPNADEKASFGDYAQHYAVIADFNEGMNKSVSQPMTQVMAKGSLRSVADLASRRDDLKAAKDGLGGLRTALDQELAKADAARAKLKQPDDLKQVYDKAYEKTVTAPAATFKEVFPALDAVFDGALAVGDYIEQNKSKIQVSGSTMAVTDPAVQAQLNKMLQDLNGHSKAINAAQTKMQAMVRGG; via the coding sequence ATGAAAACAACCCTGGTCCGTTTCAACGCGTTGTGCCTGTGTCTCGCATTCAGTCTGTTGCTTGCCGCCTGCGGCAACAAGGAGGCCGAGCAGCGCACCGCATTCATCGGCTTCTTGCAGACCCGCGTGCTCGACAAGCCGGGCCTTCGCGTGCCCGCGCCCAACGCCGACGAGAAGGCCTCCTTCGGCGACTATGCGCAGCACTACGCGGTGATTGCCGACTTCAACGAAGGCATGAACAAGTCCGTCAGCCAGCCCATGACCCAGGTCATGGCCAAGGGCTCGCTGCGCTCCGTTGCCGACCTGGCATCGCGGCGCGACGACCTCAAGGCCGCGAAAGACGGCCTCGGCGGCTTGCGCACCGCGCTCGACCAGGAGCTTGCCAAGGCCGACGCCGCGCGCGCCAAGCTCAAGCAGCCCGACGACCTGAAGCAGGTGTACGACAAGGCCTATGAAAAGACGGTAACGGCGCCGGCCGCCACCTTCAAGGAAGTGTTCCCCGCTCTCGACGCGGTGTTCGACGGCGCGTTGGCCGTGGGCGACTACATCGAGCAGAACAAGTCGAAGATCCAGGTCTCCGGCTCGACCATGGCCGTGACCGACCCCGCGGTGCAAGCGCAGCTCAACAAGATGCTGCAGGACCTCAACGGCCACTCGAAGGCCATCAATGCCGCGCAAACAAAAATGCAGGCAATGGTCCGCGGGGGCTGA
- the thiL gene encoding thiamine-phosphate kinase: MGEFDLITRYFKRPAKRSPLGVGDDCALLAPGQGMQLAVSSDMLVEGRHFLSTVDAARLGHKALAVNLSDLAACGAKPLAFTLALALPGIDEPWLEGFSRGLFALADAHGCELVGGDTTRGPLNICITVFGEVPAGAALLRSGARAGDDIWVSGTLGDARLALEVFRGTLALPADVFAQARMRMEQPTPRVALGQALRGIASAAVDVSDGLVGDLGHILASSRVGATLDADAATSTVAAASAPGLGIEALRTCALSGGDDYELVFTAAPSARAAVEQAGKESFTRVTRIGRIDAEAGLRIVDASGSPVAQRFGSFDHFV, translated from the coding sequence ATGGGTGAATTCGACCTGATCACACGCTACTTCAAGCGCCCCGCCAAGCGCTCCCCGCTCGGCGTGGGCGACGATTGCGCATTGCTCGCGCCCGGGCAGGGCATGCAACTGGCGGTGTCTTCCGACATGCTGGTCGAAGGCCGGCACTTTCTTTCGACGGTCGATGCGGCGCGGCTCGGGCACAAGGCGCTGGCGGTGAACCTCAGCGACCTTGCGGCCTGCGGCGCAAAGCCCTTGGCCTTCACGCTTGCCCTCGCGCTGCCCGGCATCGACGAGCCCTGGCTCGAAGGCTTTTCGCGCGGGCTCTTCGCGCTGGCCGATGCGCACGGCTGCGAGCTTGTGGGCGGCGACACCACGCGCGGCCCGCTCAATATCTGCATTACCGTGTTCGGCGAAGTGCCGGCCGGTGCGGCGCTGCTGCGCTCTGGCGCGCGCGCGGGCGACGACATATGGGTCAGCGGCACGCTGGGCGATGCGCGGCTGGCGCTTGAAGTTTTTCGCGGCACGCTCGCATTGCCGGCCGATGTCTTCGCGCAGGCACGCATGCGCATGGAGCAGCCCACGCCGCGTGTCGCATTGGGGCAGGCCTTGCGCGGCATCGCCTCGGCGGCGGTGGATGTGAGCGATGGGCTCGTCGGCGACCTGGGCCATATCCTCGCGTCGAGCCGGGTGGGCGCCACGCTCGATGCCGACGCGGCCACGAGCACGGTGGCCGCCGCATCGGCGCCCGGCCTCGGCATCGAAGCACTGCGCACCTGCGCGCTTTCGGGCGGGGACGACTACGAACTGGTTTTTACCGCCGCGCCCTCCGCGCGCGCTGCGGTCGAACAAGCCGGCAAGGAGAGCTTCACGCGCGTGACGCGCATCGGCCGCATCGATGCCGAAGCGGGCCTGCGCATCGTGGACGCGAGCGGCTCACCGGTCGCGCAGCGATTCGGCTCGTTCGACCACTTCGTCTGA
- a CDS encoding isochorismatase family protein codes for MSNPTPRRALVVIDVQNEYFEGGGLPIEYPPVEESLPNIAKAMDAARAAGTPVVVVRHHAPKGAPVFQADTHNGELHPEVAKRPRDHLITKTFPSVFTGTDFADWLARHEIDTLSVAGYMTQNCHASTVFEAMHRGLNVEFLSDATGALPYENAAGKVSAEEIHRVFSVVFHSNFAAVASTEAWMAALQAGQPIEKDNVVMSNRRARG; via the coding sequence ATGAGCAACCCCACACCGCGTCGCGCCCTCGTCGTGATCGACGTGCAGAACGAGTATTTCGAAGGCGGCGGCCTGCCGATCGAATATCCGCCCGTCGAAGAATCGCTGCCGAACATCGCCAAGGCCATGGACGCCGCTCGGGCGGCCGGCACGCCCGTGGTGGTGGTTCGCCATCACGCACCCAAGGGAGCGCCGGTGTTCCAGGCCGACACCCACAACGGCGAACTGCATCCTGAAGTTGCAAAGCGCCCGCGCGACCACCTGATCACCAAGACGTTCCCCAGCGTGTTCACCGGCACCGACTTTGCCGACTGGCTCGCGCGCCATGAGATCGACACGCTCAGCGTGGCCGGCTACATGACGCAGAACTGCCATGCGTCCACCGTGTTCGAGGCCATGCACCGCGGGTTGAACGTGGAGTTTCTTTCGGACGCGACCGGCGCGCTGCCCTACGAGAACGCGGCCGGCAAGGTCAGTGCCGAGGAAATCCACCGCGTGTTCAGCGTCGTGTTCCACAGCAACTTTGCGGCCGTGGCGAGCACCGAGGCATGGATGGCCGCCCTGCAGGCCGGCCAGCCGATCGAGAAGGACAACGTGGTGATGTCGAACCGCCGCGCGCGGGGGTGA
- a CDS encoding GlxA family transcriptional regulator: MAQKSAETIAVVAFDGISPFHLSVPCMVFGEDRTEAGDPRFRLLVCGVEPGPLRTNAGFTLTVPHGLEAIRKAQIVVVPSWRDDMRAAPPALIHALQTAHRRGAVVVGLCLGAFVLAEAGLLDGRPATTHWNLAEAFARQYPKVTLQPEVLYVDDGDVLTSAGTAAGIDCCLHLLRVRYGAEAANRAARRMVVAPHREGGQAQYIERPVPAAAESDRLAPLLEWLGRHLHSPHELDELASRALMSRRTFTRRFREATGTTVGQWLQNQRLALAQRLLETTGKPVERVATDAGFGSAVSLRKHFVAAFKISPTAYRRQFSQEAVAA; this comes from the coding sequence ATGGCTCAAAAATCTGCGGAAACCATCGCCGTCGTCGCCTTCGACGGCATCAGCCCCTTTCACCTGTCGGTGCCGTGCATGGTCTTCGGCGAAGACCGCACCGAGGCGGGCGACCCGCGCTTTCGCCTGCTGGTGTGCGGGGTCGAGCCGGGGCCGCTGCGCACCAATGCCGGCTTCACGCTGACGGTGCCGCACGGCCTGGAGGCGATCCGCAAGGCACAGATCGTGGTGGTTCCTTCATGGCGCGACGACATGCGGGCCGCGCCGCCTGCGCTGATCCACGCGCTGCAGACGGCGCACCGGCGCGGTGCCGTCGTGGTGGGACTGTGCCTGGGCGCGTTCGTGCTGGCCGAAGCGGGCCTGCTCGACGGCCGGCCGGCCACCACGCACTGGAACCTGGCCGAGGCCTTTGCCAGGCAATACCCCAAGGTCACGCTGCAGCCCGAAGTGCTGTATGTCGACGACGGCGATGTGCTCACTTCCGCCGGCACGGCCGCAGGCATCGACTGCTGTCTTCATCTGCTGCGGGTGCGCTACGGCGCAGAGGCGGCAAACCGCGCCGCGCGGCGCATGGTGGTTGCGCCGCACCGCGAGGGCGGGCAGGCGCAGTACATCGAGCGGCCGGTGCCCGCCGCCGCGGAAAGCGACCGCCTTGCGCCGCTGCTCGAATGGCTGGGCCGCCATTTGCACAGCCCGCATGAGCTGGACGAGCTTGCCAGTCGCGCGCTGATGAGCCGGCGCACCTTCACGCGGCGCTTTCGCGAAGCCACTGGCACCACGGTCGGCCAGTGGCTGCAGAACCAGCGCCTGGCGCTCGCGCAGCGGCTGTTGGAGACCACCGGCAAGCCGGTCGAGCGCGTGGCGACGGACGCCGGCTTCGGCTCGGCGGTGTCGCTGCGAAAGCACTTCGTCGCGGCCTTCAAGATTTCTCCCACGGCGTACCGCAGGCAGTTCTCGCAGGAGGCGGTGGCCGCCTGA
- a CDS encoding YbdK family carboxylate-amine ligase yields the protein MTASTGFPDSSNAPLVPGTVDSDDFRSPALPADPASRVVKLEPFNRSEALSLGVELELQLVNTHDYDLAPYAEDMLRLMAQTPLPGSVVPEMTSSMIEISTDICHSAQDVIKQLSPIREALIKNADKLNIAVVGGGTHAFQQWHERRIYDKPRFRELSELYGYLSKQFTIFGQHVHIGCPDADAALLMLHRMSRYIPHFIALSASSPFVQGQDTQFDSARLNSVFAFPLSGRAPFTLSWKEFEAYFERMTRTGVVRSMKDFYWDIRPKPEFGTIEIRVFDTPLTVERAAALAGYVQSLAAWFLQEQPFEPTEDDYLVYTYNRFQACRFGLDAVYVDPASGQHMPLRDHILMTMTQLEWHSEALNATQALGELRTSVEANRNDARWLREKQGKERLLAEVVRQAALRFRGAA from the coding sequence ATGACCGCGTCCACTGGCTTTCCCGACAGCTCCAACGCCCCTCTCGTTCCCGGCACGGTGGACAGCGACGACTTCCGCTCGCCGGCGCTTCCCGCGGACCCCGCGAGCCGCGTGGTCAAGCTGGAGCCCTTCAACCGCTCCGAAGCGCTGTCGCTCGGCGTGGAGCTGGAGCTGCAACTCGTCAACACGCACGACTACGACCTGGCGCCCTATGCCGAGGACATGCTGCGGCTGATGGCGCAAACGCCCCTGCCCGGCAGCGTGGTGCCCGAGATGACCTCGAGCATGATCGAGATCTCGACCGACATCTGCCATTCGGCGCAGGACGTCATCAAGCAGCTTTCGCCCATTCGCGAGGCGCTGATCAAGAACGCCGACAAGCTCAACATCGCGGTGGTGGGCGGCGGCACGCATGCGTTCCAGCAATGGCATGAGCGGCGCATCTACGACAAGCCGCGCTTTCGCGAGCTGTCGGAGCTGTACGGCTACCTGAGCAAGCAGTTCACCATCTTCGGCCAGCACGTACACATCGGCTGCCCCGATGCGGACGCGGCCTTGCTGATGCTGCACCGCATGTCGCGCTACATCCCGCACTTCATTGCGCTGTCGGCCTCGTCGCCGTTCGTGCAGGGGCAGGACACGCAGTTCGACTCGGCCCGGCTCAACTCGGTGTTCGCGTTTCCGCTCTCGGGCCGCGCGCCCTTCACCTTGAGCTGGAAAGAATTCGAGGCGTATTTCGAGCGCATGACCCGCACCGGCGTCGTGCGCAGCATGAAAGACTTCTACTGGGACATCCGGCCCAAGCCGGAGTTCGGCACCATCGAGATCCGCGTGTTCGACACGCCGCTCACGGTGGAGCGCGCCGCGGCGCTGGCGGGCTACGTGCAGTCGCTGGCCGCGTGGTTCCTGCAGGAGCAGCCCTTCGAGCCGACGGAAGACGACTACCTGGTGTACACCTACAACCGCTTCCAGGCCTGCCGCTTCGGGCTCGACGCGGTGTATGTCGATCCCGCCAGCGGCCAGCACATGCCGCTGCGCGACCACATCCTCATGACCATGACGCAACTCGAATGGCACAGCGAGGCGCTCAACGCCACGCAGGCGCTCGGCGAACTGCGCACCAGCGTGGAAGCCAACCGCAACGATGCACGGTGGCTGCGCGAGAAGCAAGGCAAGGAGCGCCTGCTGGCCGAGGTGGTGCGGCAGGCGGCGCTGCGCTTTCGCGGCGCGGCCTGA